The sequence TCGCGGACCGCACCAGCGTCTTCGCGCGGCGCGGGCTGGTGGAGGGCGCGCTGGACACGGGGGCGCTGCTCGCGGTGCCCATGGTGCACATGGGCACGCTGCTGGGGGTGATGAACTTCCAGCGCCCCGAGGTGGCCAGCTTCTCCGCGGAGGAAATCGAGCTGCTGACGGCGGTGGCGGACCTGGCGGCCACGGCGGTGAAGAACGCGCGGCTGCACGCGGAGACGGTGAAGCTCACCATGACGGACCCGCTCACCGGCGTGCCCAACCGGCGTCACCTCTTCCAGCGCATGGAGCTGGAGCTGGCGCGGGCGCAGCGCTTCGGCATGCCCCTGGCGCTGCTGATGGTGGACGTGGACCACTTCAAGCGGCTCAACGACGTGGCGGGCCACCGCGTGGGCGACGAGACGCTGCGCCACGTGTGCGACGTGCTCCGGGTGCGCGTGCGCAAGGTGGACACGCTGGCGCGCTACGGCGGCGAGGAGTTCGTGCTGCTCTTGCCGCAGGCCACCAAGGAGGACGCGGTGGAGGTGGCGGAGAAGCTGCGCCGCGCGGTGGCGGACAACGTGTCGCTGACCCAGCCCGGCCTGCCCGGCAGCCACGTCACCGTGTCCGTGGGCGTGGCCCACTACCCCACCGACGCCAACACGCAGGAGGAGCTGGTGGACTGCGCGGACGCGGCCCTCTATTGCAGCAAGCGCACCGGCCGCAACCGCACCACGCCGTACGAGCCCGGCATGGAGATGCACCCCGGCCGCGAGCGCGGCCCCCACGCTCCGGCCGCCGACGCGCCCACTGTGCCTACCAACACGACGCCGGGCGGCGTGGCCAAGGCGTAGGCCGCGCGCTTCGCCCAGCGAAGCGAAACAGCGTGCTCGAGCTCGCGCGGTGCGCCCCTGGCCTCGAAGCCTGGAGCAACCCCGCTCCGCTCAGCGCACCACCAGCGTGCGCACCGTGGGCAGCATCAGCTCCGCCCACTCCTCGTAGCCCTCGTCGGACGGGTGGAAGCCGTCGTGCGAGAAGAAGTGCGGGCGCTGGGGAATCATCTCCTTGCTGGCCGAGTACAGGTCCACCAGGTGCAGCCCGTGCGCGCGCGCCACCTCCGCAATGGCCGCGTTGAAGGGCTCGATGCGGCCCTCGTAGAGGGCGCTCGGCACCAGCTTCGCCACTGGCGCCAGGGCCATGTCCGCGATGTTCACCATCACCAGCGGCGCGCCCGTCTGCTTCAGCCGGCGGGCGATGCGGTCCAGGTCCTCCTGGAACTCCTCCACAGAAGTGCCGCGCCAGATGTCGTTGGTGCCCACGCCCAGCGACACCAGCGTGGGCTGCGTGGCCACCGCGCGCTTCACCTGACCGGTGAAGACGTCACGGACGCGGGCCCCGCTCTGCCCCAGGTTGGTGAGGCCCACCGGGAGCCCGTCCTTGCGCAGGCGCGAGGCGAGGCGCTCGGGGTAGCCCCCGCCGCGCGCCGCCCCCACTCCCACCGCCGTGCTGTCGCCGAGGGCGACGTAGCTGACGCTCATGCCTCCACGTGTCCCGGACGCCTCACGGCACCTTCAGCGCGCGCAGGGCGCGGTTGCCGCCCGAGCTCGCCACGCGCAGCAACAGCGTGCTGCCCGAGGGCGCGCTCTTGATGACCTTCGCCAATTCCTCGGCGCTGTTCACCGGCTTGTGGTTCGCCTCCACCACCAGCATTCCGGGCTCCAGCTGCGCGCGGTCCGCGGCCGAGCCGGGCAACACGTCGGTGATGAGCGCTCCCTGGCGCTCGGTGAAGCCCGCCTGCTGCGCGGTGCGCGCATCCAGGTTCTGGAGGCTGACGCCCACACGGCGCGAGCCCTCGTTCTCGTCGCCCGCGCGCGGCTGCTTGGTGGCCACGCCCTCCAGGTCCGGCCGCGTGCCCAGCGTCACCTTCACGTCCTGCTTCTTGCCGTCGCGGTAGACGGTCAGCGTGGAGACGCTGCCCGGGCGCTTGAGCGCCACCGTGCGCGTCAGCTCGCTGCTG comes from Pyxidicoccus parkwaysis and encodes:
- a CDS encoding SGNH/GDSL hydrolase family protein, with the translated sequence MSVSYVALGDSTAVGVGAARGGGYPERLASRLRKDGLPVGLTNLGQSGARVRDVFTGQVKRAVATQPTLVSLGVGTNDIWRGTSVEEFQEDLDRIARRLKQTGAPLVMVNIADMALAPVAKLVPSALYEGRIEPFNAAIAEVARAHGLHLVDLYSASKEMIPQRPHFFSHDGFHPSDEGYEEWAELMLPTVRTLVVR